The genomic interval GCCGCCTGCGCGAACTCCGCGACGAGGAGGAGCGGCTCGACCGCTCCGAGTACCGTGAAGTGTACGGGATGGCCTCGGGTGGGGAGTTCGACAGTGTGAGCGACCTCGAACGATACGTGGAGAACAACTACTGATATGGCAAGCGGACCACGCTACAAAGTGCCTATGCGGCGACGCCGCGAGGCACGCACGGACTACCATCAGCGGTTGCGCCTGCTGAAATCCGGCAGAGCACGCCTCGTTGCTCGCACGAGCAACAAGCACGTCAGGGCGCAGCTGGTGACTACAGGAGACCAGGGAGACAGAACGCTCGCTTCCGCACACTCGTCGGACCTCGCCGAGTACGGCTGGGAGGCACCCACGGGCAACCTGCCCGCGGCCTACCTCACCGGCTTCCTCGCGGGCAAACGCGCGCTCGCCGAGGGCGTCGAGGACGCGGTCCTCGACATCGGCCTCAACACCGCGACACCGGGCAGCAAGGTGTTCGCGGTGCAGGAGGGGGCCATCGACGCCGGACTGCAGGTCCCGCACAACGACGACGTGTTCGCGGAGTGGGAGCGAACCCGCGGCGGACACATCGCCGAGTACGCGGAACAGCTCGACGACCCGCTGTACAGCGGCGACTTCGACGCGACCG from Halomarina salina carries:
- a CDS encoding 50S ribosomal protein L18 encodes the protein MASGPRYKVPMRRRREARTDYHQRLRLLKSGRARLVARTSNKHVRAQLVTTGDQGDRTLASAHSSDLAEYGWEAPTGNLPAAYLTGFLAGKRALAEGVEDAVLDIGLNTATPGSKVFAVQEGAIDAGLQVPHNDDVFAEWERTRGGHIAEYAEQLDDPLYSGDFDATDLPDHFDDVRQRMEDEQ